The segment TGCCACATGCTGCCGGCGAGGGTTCCGGAAATTTCCCTCTCTGTGCGCTAGCTTCTGGATCAGGTGCCGTAATCTTCATGCTGCTGCTGGCATTACCGCCCCATCCTCCTCGGTCCGCGCCCCCCATTGGAAAACCTCCTCCGCCGCCACCACCGCCGCCTCCGTAGGAAGCCCGATAGGATTCTACTCCCGTAGAAAATCCATGACGAGGCGGGAACATGTGATGCTGCTGCTGTTGCAGCGCTCGATTGTTCAGAACAGCACCTGAAAATGCATTGCTGGCAGTGATAGATTGCGAGTTGGCGGTCGGTGTCTGTATGGACTGTGCCGCTGTCGTCAAGTTGGATAAAAGATGGGAAGCAGATACATTCAAGGCACTATTCATTTCTTGTGGCGGTAGGTGTTGTGGTGGTGGTGGTGGATGGGACGGTTGCTGTTGATGGGACGGTTGCTGTTGCGGCTGTTGGCGTGACTTGGAAGCAATCGATGGAGCGTTGCCTCGTTTCTTTTTGGACTTTTTCTCCGACGCAATCCCAAATTCCATCATGGCATCACCCCCCTTGTCTCCATTGCTGCCACCGCTTTCCATGGATTTTTGCAGTTTTTGAAAATATTTTTGAGCGTGGGTTCGAGTCTGCACCACCGTTCGGGTCTTGACCTTGGCAGCCACCTTTTTCCACTCTTTTCCGTACATTTGCAAGGCACTCAAAAAGGCCTCGTGTTCTTCCTTGGTCCAACGGCCGGTGTGTTCTTGCCCCGCCTCGACAACCTTACCAGGTGTGTTGGGATCGACGCGCAATCCTTTGGCACCACCCGCGCGAATGTGAGCATCCATGAGGGCATCCACGGCATCCTTATTGCTCATACTGCCCTTGTGGTAACTGCCGTTGCCATCATCGTCGTCGTCGTCATTGTCATTATCATTGTAACCAACGGATCCTCCTCCTCCTCCATGATCACTACCCCCTGCTACTGCGGCTGCAACGGCTGCTAGGTCTAATCCGTCGTCTCCATCTCCTTCACCTTGATGATGATGATGCTGATCACCCCCTGCTCCGTTGGTCAGGTCCAAGAACTTTGTATGACGCACTTCTGCG is part of the Candidatus Obscuribacterales bacterium genome and harbors:
- a CDS encoding SANT/Myb-like DNA-binding domain-containing protein, with translation MADPEGYSAYDNEGYDNEDEAPEYSTTANGGGGGGDVAEVRHTKFLDLTNGAGGDQHHHHQGEGDGDDGLDLAAVAAAVAGGSDHGGGGGSVGYNDNDNDDDDDDGNGSYHKGSMSNKDAVDALMDAHIRAGGAKGLRVDPNTPGKVVEAGQEHTGRWTKEEHEAFLSALQMYGKEWKKVAAKVKTRTVVQTRTHAQKYFQKLQKSMESGGSNGDKGGDAMMEFGIASEKKSKKKRGNAPSIASKSRQQPQQQPSHQQQPSHPPPPPQHLPPQEMNSALNVSASHLLSNLTTAAQSIQTPTANSQSITASNAFSGAVLNNRALQQQQHHMFPPRHGFSTGVESYRASYGGGGGGGGGGFPMGGADRGGWGGNASSSMKITAPDPEASAQRGKFPEPSPAACG